The following proteins come from a genomic window of Aspergillus oryzae RIB40 DNA, chromosome 4:
- a CDS encoding uncharacterized protein (predicted protein): protein MESNYYTTIFAVQCCLRLWLVAPQTPSPRHIILTSSTAAFLGLPGYIAYTPTKVAIRALADTLRQELLLYGKDAFRVHCCFPGTFLSESFSQGQEHKPGLTKVLEGTSMPQEDLEQKIPGAREVARKIVWGLEKGKTYIAVDFQTELLLNNMRGPSPRFWAVCDFFLGLLASFVWWIVRIDFDRKTTRYGATRNARDSRV, encoded by the coding sequence ATGGAGTCAAACTACTACACCACAATATTCGCCGTCCAATGTTGCCTGAGATTATGGCTCGTTGCCCCGCAGACACCCTCACCCAGACATATCATCCTCACATCATCGACCGCCGCTTTCCTCGGGCTACCAGGTTATATAGCCTACACACCCACCAAAGTAGCTATCCGCGCGTTGGCTGATACCCTTCGCCAAGAACTCCTTCTTTACGGAAAAGATGCATTTAGAGTCCATTGCTGTTTCCCAGGGACATTCCTATCCGAGTCGTTTTCCCAGGGCCAGGAGCACAAACCCGGACTTACGAAGGTCCTTGAGGGAACTAGTATGCCTCAGGAGGATCTGGAGCAGAAGATACCCGGTGCCAGAGAGGTGGCGAGGAAAATTGTCTGGGGCTTGGAGAAGGGGAAGACGTACATCGCGGTTGACTTTCAGACggagcttctgctgaatAATATGCGTGGGCCGAGTCCACGGTTTTGGGCAGTGTGTGATTTCTTCCTGGGATTGTTGGCGTCTTTCGTGTGGTGGATAGTTCGAATTGATTTTGATAGGAAGACTACAAGGTATGGGGCGACGAGGAATGCAAGGGATAGTCGGGTTTAA
- a CDS encoding lysophospholipase family protein (lysophospholipase) gives MKLNAILLGAALASAAPSLDLRALPNAPDEYAPANVSCPAVKPTVRSASKLSQNETDWLESRRKEVVSPLKNFLGRLNLTNFDASAYIDRVSTNTSNLPNVGIAVSGGGYRAMLNGAGALKAFDSRTTNSTASGQLGGLLQSATYLSALSGGGWLVGSVFINNFTTINDLQTTENTWDLRNNILEGPDVKHFQIFKTIDYWTELVDTVKTKKEAGFNTSLTDYWGRALSYQFINASDGGPDYTWSSIALMDNFQRGQTPLPILVADGRNPGELVVGSNSTVYEFNPWEFGTFDSAIYSFVPLEYLGSDFKGGKISDNGSCVRGFDNAGYIMGTSSSLFNQGLLRLNGTKIPKIFKSAIESILEDLGQDNDDIANYPNPFYEYTGATPNIANRSHLSVVDGGEDGQNIPLHPLIQPERHVDVIFAVDSTANIHNWPSGKSLVRTYERSLSSAVSNGTVFPAVPDPNTFINLGLNKRPTFFGCDSKNLTKPAPLIVYLPNAPYTYLSNTSTFDLSYSYEDRDDMITNGYNVVTRGNGTEDANWPSCVGCAILSRSAERTSTTLPEVCSKCFKDYCWDGTINSTEPENYEPQIMIKTSLAPRELPGSVAAIFSFALALAMMF, from the coding sequence ATGAAATTGAATGCCATCCTGCTAGGGGCAGCTCTGGCCAGTGCCGCCCCCAGTCTTGACCTACGCGCTTTGCCGAATGCTCCTGATGAATACGCTCCTGCGAATGTATCTTGCCCTGCTGTGAAACCTACGGTTCGCAGTGCATCCAAGCTATCCCAAAATGAAACAGACTGGCTCGAGTCGCGCCGAAAGGAAGTTGTGTCGCCCCTGAAGAATTTCCTCGGCCGTCTGAACTTGACCAACTTCGATGCATCAGCTTATATCGACCGAGTGTCTACGAACACGTCCAATCTACCCAACGTGGGAATTGCCGTGTCCGGTGGTGGATATCGCGCCATGCTAAACGGTGCTGGGGCCCTCAAAGCCTTTGACAGTCGAACCACTAATTCGACTGCTTCGGGTCAACTGGGAGGCCTCTTGCAGTCCGCCACCTACCTTTCAGCACTAAGTGGAGGTGGATGGCTGGTAGGATCTGTTTTTATCAACAACTTCACCACTATCAATGATCTCCAGACGACTGAGAATACATGGGACCTAAGAAACAACATTTTAGAGGGTCCGGACGTGAAGCACTTCCAGATTTTCAAAACCATCGACTACTGGACTGAATTAGTGGACACAGTAAAAACTAAGAAAGAGGCGGGATTTAACACATCACTTACCGATTATTGGGGCCGTGCACTCTCCTACCAGTTTATCAATGCCAGCGACGGGGGTCCTGACTACACCTGGTCATCGATTGCCTTGATGGATAATTTCCAACGAGGCCAAACCCCTCTGCCCATCCTGGTCGCAGACGGACGAAACCCCGGCGAGTTAGTCGTTGGTAGCAATTCTACTGTGTACGAGTTCAATCCCTGGGAGTTTGGTACCTTTGATTCTGCTATCTATAGCTTCGTGCCTTTAGAATATCTGGGTTCCGACTTCAAAGGTGGCAAGATATCCGATAACGGGTCATGTGTTCGGGGCTTCGACAATGCTGGCTATATCATGGGtacctcatcttctctgtTCAACCAAGGGTTATTACGATTGAATGGGACAAAGATTCCCAAGATCTTCAAATCGGCCATCGAAAGTATTCTCGAAGATCTAGGCCAGGACAACGACGATATTGCGAACTACCCTAACCCATTCTATGAATATACCGGTGCTACGCCAAATATCGCTAATCGGTCCCACTTGAGTGTCGTAGACGGAGGCGAAGACGGCCAAAACATCCCATTACACCCTTTGATCCAGCCAGAGCGCCACGTCGACGTCATCTTTGCCGTGGATTCTACAGCCAATATCCACAACTGGCCTTCTGGCAAGTCCTTAGTGCGCACCTATGAAAGGAGCCTGAGCTCGGCTGTCAGCAACGGAACCGTGTTCCCTGCGGTCCCCGATCCTAATACCTTCATCAATCTAGGGCTGAACAAACGTCCGACCTTTTTCGGGTGCGATAGCAAGAACTTGACTAAGCCTGCCCCGCTGATTGTCTATCTTCCAAACGCTCCTTATACATACCTTTCTAATACGTCCACCTTCGATCTCTCTTACAGCTACGAGGACCGTGATGACATGATCACGAACGGTTATAATGTCGTCACCCGTGGAAATGGTACGGAGGATGCCAACTGGCCGTCGTGTGTGGGATGTGccattctttctcgttcCGCTGAACGGACTAGTACTACTCTGCCTGAAGTCTGCTCTAAGTGCTTCAAGGATTACTGCTGGGATGGAACGATAAACAGTACGGAGCCGGAGAACTACGAGCCGCAGATCATGATTAAGACTAGTCTGGCTCCTAGGGAACTGCCTGGTTCGGTCGCTGCCatattttcctttgctttggCGTTGGCGATGATGTTTTAG
- a CDS encoding uncharacterized protein (synaptic vesicle transporter SVOP and related transporters (major facilitator superfamily)): protein MAKEADAAHHEFTVTKDSAQNVPTGTVKLVEDGEIVLIPTPSPDPREKRNINRIKCCLVAVLSVLMTSGMGPITTTISAYYDGNPRTNDLMTYPTLFMGLGNVIAVPLAEAIGRRPVFLTSALILTVGSIWCAASGSLDSHIAGRDVLSLAAGQSEALCPLIIQEIHFVHERSSRLAWFSAIQSIGSAALTIATAYLVQSLGWRWWYGIFAIISGVLFLVSFVLVPESLYERPTDAFSGQVHIQHEGEDLAIVRATTKRRVELDFTRYQPRTWRHSLKIFHGPAKWSVAIDCWKHMLQCVLFPNILWIALMNSVVLGIYVIMVTVFGSILTAPPYSYPATALGLVQGGQIVVSMILVPVMGYGGDKLHEWIARRRNGIAEPEFRLIPILLPVAVSLISCVIFGHAGSDPYHWSPWAITVGFNGIYFGFIGIILIGYTYSLDSYGERAGPILVLICTSRGLISFGISFGVTKFVGNLGYKQAFDICAIIMGVISAFGFIVFFFGSKIRSLTMKYAVDKKTAEI, encoded by the exons ATGGCGAAGGAAGCCGACGCCGCGCATCATGAATTTACTGTTACAAAAGACTCGGCACAGAATGTCCCAACAGGAACGGTGAAGCTAGTCGAGGATGGAGAAATTGTCCTAATTCCAACTCCTTCCCCTGATCCTAGAG aaaagagaaatattAACCGCATAAAATGTTGTCTAGTCGCCGTACTGAGTGTCCTCATGACCTCTGGTATGGGCCCTATCACAACTACCATCTCGGCCTATTACGACGGCAATCCCAGAACCAACGATCTGATGACATATCCGACGTTGTTTATGGGACTCGGAAACGTAATCGCTGTGCCACTCGCTGAGGCTATAGGACGTCGTCCAGTATTCTTAACCTCTGCTCTGATACTGACAGTCGGATCAATTTGGTGTGCTGCCAGTGGTAGCCTGGATTCGCACATTGCTGGACGTGATGTGTTATCTTTGGCTGCTGGTCAGTCAGAGGCATTGTGTCCCCTCATTATTCAG GAAATTCATTTTGTTCACGAGCGCAGCAGTAGGCTAGCATGGTTCAGTGCCATCCAATCTATCGGCAGCGCAGCCTTGACTATTGCTACAGCCTACCTTGTTCAGAGCCTagggtggagatggtggtaCGGCATATTCGCTATCATAAGCGGCGTACTGTTCCTGGTATCCTTTGTCCTGGTGCCAGAATCTTTGTATGAGCGACCCACCGACGCGTTTAGTGGTCAGGTCCATATTCAGCATGAAGGCGAAGACCTAGCCATTGTTCGTGCCACTACAAAGCGCAGAGTCGAATTGGACTTCACACGGTATCAACCGCGTACATGGCGACACAGCCTAAAGATTTTCCACGGTCCCGCAAAGTGGTCGGTAGCGATAGACTGCTGGAAGCACATGCTGCAGTGTGTCTTGTTTCCCAACATCCTGTGGATCGCCTTGATGAACAGTGTCGTGCTCGGGATCTATGTGATCATGGTCACTGTGTTCGGATCCATCCTTACTGCCCCACCATACAGCTATCCCGCCACAGCTTTAGGCCTCGTCCAAGGAGGCCAAATCGTCGTCTCAATGATCCTCGTCCCTGTCATGGGATACGGTGGAGACAAGCTCCACGAATGGATAGCAAGACGCCGCAACGGCATAGCCGAGCCCGAGTTTCGGCTGATTCCCATATTACTCCCTGTCGCCGTATCACTCATCTCATGTGTCATCTTTGGCCATGCCGGTTCCGACCCCTATCACTGGTCGCCATGGGCTATCACAGTCGGCTTTAATGGGATTTACTTCggcttcatcggcatcatcctcattgGATACACGTATTCGCTTGATAGTTATGGAGAGCGAGCAGGCCCCATTCTGGTGCTCATCTGTACCAGCCGTGGCTTGATCTCTTTCGGGATTTCTTTTGGCGTCACTAAATTCGTTGGAAACTTGGGTTATAAGCAGGCATTTGATATCTGTGCTATTATTATGGGAGTTATCTCGGCTTTTGgtttcattgttttcttcttcggctccAAGATTCGCTCCCTTACGATGAAGTACGCTGTTGACAAGAAGACTGCGGAAATTTAG
- a CDS encoding NAD(P)/FAD-dependent oxidoreductase (predicted protein), whose amino-acid sequence MLAKLLLISKLFGPIFGQIYAILGEAVSTRLHRLTYRAVEHPRNVVVIGASFAGYHAAKCLASSLPTGYRAVVIEKNTHFQLTWVLPRFSVVNGHEHKAFIPYGPYLDHVPKGSYQWVRDSVERIVPGENGHTGKVELASGKDIEFDYLVLATGASGALPSRVPAGSKQEGIYQLLAEQEKLRAATNVVIVGGGAAGIELVADAKSRYPEKSVTLVHSRKTLLGRFGPRLGEKALQALEELGVRTIMGERVLSDNAEGRNVTLSSGETLACDYLVKCVGQSPNSKLIQALSPESISETGHVKVRPTLQLSDTSFKNIYAAGDIVDMDNIKNGRAAVEQAQAVAQNIVRSIKSQNQLEYRPQWWEGMTKLHVGLGKALVWMGDGSAEIIMSMKCRAEELDSAKVWKFFGVKPYMDEGYELKRD is encoded by the exons ATGTTAGCCAAACTGCTACTCATCTCTAAGCTCTTTGGACCAATCTTTGGTCAAATATACGCCATACTTGGAGAGGCGGTTTCCACCCGCTTACACCGACTCACCTACCGCGCTGTCGAGCATCCGCGCAATGTTGTCGTTATCGGTGCTTCTTTCGCTGGATACCACGCGGCTAAATGCCTTGCTAGTTCGCTTCCAACTGGATACCGGGCTGTGGTTATCGAGAAGAATACCCATTTTCAGTTGACTTGGGTTTTGCCGCGGTTTAGCGTGGTGAATGGCCACGAACATAAGGCTTTCATTCCTTATGGGCCTTACCTTGATCATGTTCCCAAAGGTTCTTATCAATGGGTTCGTGATAGTGTTGAGCGAATTGTACCCGGTGAGAATGGACATACGGGGAAGGTAGAGCTCGCCTCTGGTAAAGATATTGAATTCGACTACTTGGTGCTTGCGACTGGGGCATCTGGAGCACTTCCATCGCGAGTACCAGCCGGGAGCAAACAGGAAGGCATATACCAGCTACTCGCTGAGCAGGAAAAGCTCCGAGCTGCGACGAATGTGGTcattgttggtggtggagctGCGGGAATTGAGCTCGTGGCAGATGCTAAATCGCGATATCCTGAAAAAAGTGTCACGTTAGTCCATTCCCGGAAGACACTGCTGGGTCGGTTTGGTCCTAGGCTGGGAGAAAAGGCATTGCAAGCACTTGAAGAGCTAGGAGTGAGGACTATAATGGGCGAAAGGGTACTTAGCGACAATGCAGAGGGCAGGAATGTCACGTTGAGCTCAGGTGAAACTCTCGCGTGCGATTACTTG GTGAAATGTGTTGGCCAAAGTCCCAACTCGAAGTTAATACAGGCGCTGTCACCCGAATCGATCTCTGAGACAGGCCATGTTAAAGTTCGCCCCACCCTTCAGTTATCGGACACATCGTTCAAGAATATTTATGCTGCCGGGGATATCGTAGATATGGACAATATCAAGAATGGGAGAGCAGCAGTGGAACAGGCTCAGGCTGTCGCACAGAATATCGTGCGATCCATCAAGTCGCAGAATCAGCTCGAGTACCGTCCGCAGTGGTGGGAGGGAATGACGAAGCTACACGTAGGACTA GGTAAAGCCTTGGTTTGGATGGGCGATGGCTCGGCCGAAATAATCATGTCCATGAAGTGCCGAGCGGAGGAGTTGGACAGCGCGAAGGTGTGGAAGTTCTTCGGAGTGAAGCCATACATGGATGAGGGATATGAACTGAAAAGGGATTAG
- a CDS encoding uncharacterized protein (predicted protein), which produces MNPLRYLAPPRPFTDISTSTTKEIKERICYVDAMKANPHFKIFEDRDEALFDYLESCHTLTNGSPTNEERQAAQACIREYEKSLENNAPARLSFDLATKVKLGEELDNLWNMWLFNRYEKYLPEDIVNAAKSHPSSQVSDPWHKAFWTPFNGRLEAEKASFDKVLVGQNYHNECPTFLLLALLCERHSLDWDETLQLIKACASEGDKVDLPAVDLVDFLKKRDVAGLATRLDRDEASISLSTEYVMGVGSLVLAFFATHLPEKFFNRDEEADPANWTPREPLQILFDLNEEHLEKTFRFMLQEMFHKMADGDSDDDDDDDDVYDDWDNDDDSNDDIAMSDASEDY; this is translated from the coding sequence ATGAACCCATTACGCTACTTGGCGCCTCCGCGCCCATTCACAGACATTTCCACCTCCACAaccaaagaaatcaaggaaaggatctgCTATGTGGACGCCATGAAAGCGAACCCTCACTTCAAGATTTTCGAAGATAGAGATGAAGCTCTCTTTGACTACCTGGAATCCTGCCACACGTTGACCAATGGCTCTCCCACCAACGAAGAGCGCCAGGCCGCTCAAGCATGCATCAGGGAATATGAAAAATCGCTCGAGAACAACGCGCCAGCCAGGCTGTCCTTTGATCTCGCGACCAAAGTCAAACTAGGCGAGGAGCTCGACAATCTGTGGAATATGTGGTTGTTCAACAGATATGAAAAGTACCTTCCTGAGGACATAGTCAACGCGGCTAAGagtcatccttcttctcaagtGTCTGATCCCTGGCACAAGGCATTCTGGACACCTTTCAACGGACGTCTTGAAGCGGAAAAAGCCTCCTTCGACAAGGTTTTGGTGGGCCAAAACTATCACAACGAGTGCCCGACTTTCCTCTTGCTGGCGCTCCTGTGTGAACGCCACTCGCTTGATTGGGATGAGACCCTTCAGTTGATCAAGGCTTGCGCTAGCGAAGGTGACAAGGTCGACCTCCCCGCGGTGGATCTCGTCGACTTTCTCAAGAAGCGCGATGTGGCTGGTCTAGCGACTAGATTGGACCGTGATGAGGCGAGTATCTCGCTTTCCACGGAGTATGTTATGGGAGTTGGATCGTTGgtcttggctttcttcgcCACTCATCTTCCGGAAAAATTCTTCAACagagatgaggaggctgacCCGGCGAATTGGACGCCAAGGGAGCCCTTGCAGATCCTTTTCGATCTCAACGAGGAACATCTCGAGAAGACTTTTCGGTTCATGCTACAGGAGATGTTCCACAAGATGGCCGATGGCGACTcggatgatgatgatgacgatgatgatgtttaCGATGATtgggacaatgatgatgactcTAACGATGACATTGCTATGAGTGATGCGTCCGAAGACTATTAG
- a CDS encoding phytanoyl-CoA dioxygenase family protein (predicted protein): protein MAPSRIDVPEPTSIPNPLKSHQSTKQETHYGDFRDDFFKNGYTVIKGVLSKERAREYQSEALTWLESFNIGFDRNDRSTWKKENLPQSFKGGMYLHFAAAHEKYMWDVRTEPGVIEPFAKLWGTDELVVSFDTVNITLPQSIVGEYDSKPWPHCDQAPERKGLACVQGIVNLSESGPNDGGLVVMKGSAALFDKFFEENPVTGPMPWRTAKHKDFHPFSDKDLDWYREHGCELIKVCAEPGDLILWDSREMHWAQFGDSDLIRTIVYATYTPAAWMTEEDRAAKKELFENYETTTHWPHTNLYTHGKATIKVDGEEVPDPLERDEPLTKPVKTERLLQLAGVVPY, encoded by the exons ATGGCGCCTTCTCGCATTGATGTACCCGAGCCTACGAGCATTCCCAACCCTCTGAAGTCTCATCAAAGCACAAAGCAAGAAACCCATTACGGTGACTTTCGTGATgatttcttcaagaatgGGTACACAGTCATCAAGGGCGTTCTGAGCAAGGAGCGCGCCCGTGAGTACCAGAGCGAGGCACTCACCTGGCTGGAGTCATTCAATATCGGATTCGACCGCAATGACAGAAGCacgtggaagaaagaaaacctGCCCCAAAGCTTCAAAGGTGGAATGTATCTTCACTTTGCTGCGGCACACGAGAAGTACATGTGGGATGTCAGAAC CGAGCCAGGAGTTATTGAGCCATTTGCCAAGCTCTGGGGAACCGATGAACTAGTTGTCTCCTTCGATACCGTCAATATCACACTCCCTCAATCCATCGTTGGGGAGTATGATTCCAAGCCCTGGCCTCACTGTGACCAGGCTCCAGAGCGCAAGGGTTTGGCTTGTGTTCAAGGCATTGTGAACCTATCCGAATCTGGACCGAATGATGGTGGCCTCGTCGTCATGAAGGGGTCCGCCGCTCTCTTCGACAAGTTCTTCGAAGAGAACCCAGTGACGGGCCCCATGCCATGGCGAACTGCTAAGCACAAGGACTTCCACCCATTCTCCGACAAAGATCTGGACTGGTACCGCGAGCACGGCTGTGAGTTGATCAAAGTCTGCGCCGAACCGGGTGACTTGATTTTGTGGGACTCGCGTGAGATGCACTGGGCGCAGTTTGGAGACTCCGATCTTATTCGCACAATTGTCTACGCGACCTACACACCCGCGGCCTGGATGACTGAGGAAGACCGAGCCGCAAAGAAGGAGCTATTTGAGAATTATGAGACTACGACCCATTGGCCACATACCAATCTTTACACCCATGGCAAAGCAACAATCAAGgtggatggagaggaagtgCCAGACCCGCTGGAAAGGGATGAGCCTCTTACCAAGCCAGTGAAGACTGAGAGGCTGTTGCAGCTAGCTGGTGTTGTTCCCTATTGA
- a CDS encoding peroxiredoxin family protein (alkyl hydroperoxide reductase/peroxiredoxin) produces the protein MALKPGDSFPENVVFQYVPWTEEKGDITACGIPIPYNASKEWADKKVVLFSVPGAFTPTCSVNHVPGYIQNLPQLKEKGVQVVAVVASNDPFVMSAWGKANKVENNDILFLSDPDAKFSDSIGWANNGRTGRYAIVIDHGKVTYAQIETERGVVKVSGAEAVLAHL, from the exons ATGGCCCTTAAACCCGGAGATTCCTTCCCCGAGAACGTCGTCTTCCA GTACGTCCCCTGGaccgaggagaagggcgaCATCACCGCCTGCGGCATCCCCATCCCCTACAACGCCTCCAAAGAATGGGCCGATAAGAAGGTGGTCCTGTTCTCCGTTCCTG GCGCTTTCACCCCCACCTGCTCCGTCAACCACGTTCCCGGATACATCCAGAACCTGCCCcagctgaaggaaaagggcgtCCAGGTTGTCGCTGTCGTCGCATCTAATGACCCCTTCGTCATGAGCGCCTGGGGAAAGGCCAATAAGGTGGAAAATAACGatatt CTGTTCCTCTCCGACCCCGACGCCAAGTTCTCGGACAGCATCGGCTGGGCCAACAACGGTCGCACCGGTCGCTATGCCATTGTCATCGATCATGGCAAGGTGACCTATGCTCAGATCGAGACCGAGAGGGGTGTGGTTAAG GTCTCGGGTGCCGAGGCTGTCTTGGCTCACCTGTGA
- a CDS encoding NADH:flavin oxidoreductase/NADH oxidase (NADH:flavin oxidoreductases, Old Yellow Enzyme family) yields the protein MGSISSTSPSVVKADSTPYFTPANNAGAAVNPDDPNTPTLFKPLRIRDVTLKNRIIVSPMCMYSAESDPTSPFVGALTDYHIAHLGQFALKGAGLVFVEAQAVQPNGRISPHDVGLWQDGTDSEQFKGLQRVVQFSHSQGAKVAVQLAHAGRKASVLPPWVAAQAGKHSLRADESVFGWPKDVVGPSGGEENIWDPAEGTYWAPRELSTAEIKEVVQAFAKSAELAVKAGVDVIEIHAAHGYLLNQFLSPATNKRTDEYGGSFENRVRIVREVATAVRAVIPKGMPLFLRISATDWLEGQPVAAESGSWDLESSLRLVEILPEVGIDLVDVSSGGVHKDQKIKLGPGYQVDLAGELRKAIRKAGASTLVGGVGLITEAEQAQSIVQGADEAHQAEAIVTAKADVVLLARQFLREPEWVITTAKKLGVKVTHPHQFWRAL from the coding sequence ATGGgatccatctcttccacaTCCCCCTCCGTGGTCAAAGCTGACAGCACCCCCTACTTCACCCCCGCCAACAATGCAGGTGCCGCTGTCAACCCCGACGACCCTAACACTCCCACCCTCTTCAAACCCTTGCGCATCCGCGATGTGACCCTTAAGAACCGCATTATCGTGTCCCCCATGTGCATGTACTCCGCCGAATCGGACCCCACCTCCCCCTTCGTCGGCGCCCTGACCGACTACCACATCGCACATCTGGGCCAATTCGCGCTCAAAGGCGCCGGCTTGGTCTTCGTCGAGGCACAGGCCGTCCAGCCCAATGGACGTATCTCGCCCCACGACGTCGGTCTCTGGCAAGATGGAACCGACTCGGAACAGTTCAAAGGTCTCCAACGCGTCGTCCAATTCTCCCATAGCCAAGGTGCCAAGGTGGCCGTTCAGCTGGCCCACGCCGGTCGGAAAGCTAGTGTCTTACCCCCATGGGTAGCAGCGCAAGCCGGGAAACATAGTCTTCGGGCTGATGAGAGCGTCTTCGGATGGCCGAAGGACGTGGTCGGTCCTAGTGGCGGTGAAGAAAATATCTGGGACCCCGCGGAGGGGACATATTGGGCTCCTCGAGAATTGAGCACAGCGGAGATCAAGGAGGTGGTCCAAGCGTTCGCGAAGAGCGCGGAACTGGCGGTCAAGGCTGGTGTCGATGTCATCGAGATCCATGCGGCACATGGATATCTGTTGAATCAGTTCCTGAGCCCCGCGACCAACAAACGCACCGATGAGTACGGTGGTAGCTTTGAGAACCGTGTTCGCATTGTCCGTGAGGTTGCGACTGCTGTTCGTGCTGTCATTCCGAAAGGTATGCCGTTGTTCCTCCGCATCAGTGCGACCGATTGGCTTGAGGGTCAGCCTGTCGCTGCCGAGTCAGGCAGCTGGGATCTAGAGAGCTCTCTTCGTTTAGTCGAGATCTTGCCAGAAGTGGGCATTGACTTGGTCGATGTTAGCTCAGGTGGTGTTCATAAGGACCAGAAGATTAAACTGGGTCCTGGATACCAGGTGGATTTGGCCGGAGAGCTGAGAAAGGCGATCCGGAAAGCTGGCGCATCGACCCTGGTAGGAGGTGTAGGATTGATCACCGAGGCAGAACAGGCGCAGAGCATCGTTCAAGGTGCCGATGAAGCGCATCAGGCTGAGGCCATCGTGACGGCCAAGGCAGATGTTGTTCTCTTAGCGCGTCAGTTCCTGAGAGAACCTGAATGGGTCATTACCACGGCGAAGAAGTTAGGAGTTAAGGTGACGCATCCACATCAGTTCTGGCGAGCACTTTAG